Genomic segment of Pygocentrus nattereri isolate fPygNat1 chromosome 26, fPygNat1.pri, whole genome shotgun sequence:
AGGTCATATCCCCAATGGCCATGTTGGAGAGACCAGAGGGCAGGGTGATGGAGTTTTGTGGAGTGGTGAGACGGGATGAGGCTTGGGAAGAGGAGGGTTGGTGTCCCACGACCGGATTTACTGGGCTGTAGGATGACGGATCTGGGTCATCAATAATGGAAGCAAAGTCAATCTGAGCATTCTCCAAGTCCAGGTTCTCCAAGGTATTAGACATTGGTGTAGATTCAGGATAGGCCAGTGAGGCAGTCTTCGTAGAAGGATCTATTCCTGAAAGGTGCTGCTGGGGTAGGCATGATCCATCCTGGTGTTCCAGTGGCTTATCCACATTGTGGTGCATGTGGATCTGGCCTGAGTAATAGAAATTCTCTGagtgttgctgctgttgctgaaCAGGTGGTAACCGTACTGCTCTCCTGGGGCTAGCAGTAGAATGGCTAGGGCTCAGGTTAGGTGGGCTGCCCAGGTATGCTCCACTTGCTTGCTGGGAAAGACTGTTCTGACGACTCAGTGGCTTTCTACCCTGTGGTGGATGTGGCACCATATCATGACCATAGCATGAACCCTGCATGCCACCCATCTGTTCTTTGACTGGCACGGAGCTGGATACTCGACTGTGTGCTGGGGGACTTAGGATGTTCTGGTTTGTGTAGCCTTGGTAACTGTTATGGTAGAGATTTGGATTAGGCTGCTGACTTTGAGGGCTGTGCTGCATCATGGCTGGCTGTCTTCCCATTTCAATGCTGTCTGGCTTCCCAGAGAGACTGCTGTCTGCTGCTTGCTGCTCCTGGTGCTGTTCCCAAAGGAGTGCTTGCTGTGACTGCACATAGTTACGAACCATCATCTCCTTCACCTGCAGCATTGGTGTCTGTGACCTCCGGCCTTCAGTGAGAACAGAGCCTGCACAGCCAAGGCTCAGGCTTCCACCACTGGGGAATGTTCCAGCCTGGCTTTGCTGCTGACCTGCTTGGGCCTTTATCTGACCGTGATGGTAGTCACAGCTGGGGTTTGAGGACTTGCCCATTAAACCCTGCTCTTGTGTTTGTGGAGGGTATCCTTGCTGGCATAGCTCCATAGCACTAGGTTGGCGGTGCTGTTGAAGAGGCTTGGCATTTTGGCAGGCACTGGACCCTCCCATGGCTGGATGGAACTGCTCTGGTTTGATGGTGACTCTCTGATGGTTATGGTCAGCATTGAGATCATAGATACCTTGAGGATACTGTTGTGACTGCATTCCTGTGTCTTGGAACTGCATGCCTGCTTGTACACCCACATGTGGATTCTGGATCTGGGTGTTCTGTCGCCAGGGTCCTGGTCCATCATTAGGTTGACCCAGGCTTGGGTAGTGTGGCCCAGATGGACTGAGCTGACAGGTACTCATGCTGTACTCAGCTTGCTGGAGGAGAGTGTTTGCCATGTCATTCTGACCCATCGCTCCTCCAGCACCCATATCTCCACGCTGGCCCTGGTATTGTCCTGGTAACTGTGACTGGAAGGATGGATCCATGCACCCAATGCCTTCATGTCCAGGGGATAGCTGGTTGCCTGGGTGAGCATGGTGCTGAGACTGTTGGTAGCCCATGTAGGCCCGGTCTCCACCTTGCATTATACTGCCCTGCTCTCTGCCCTCTGTGGGGTTCCCCTGAGGCTCCATGGCCATGGCCTCCATCATCACATTCTCAGTAATGCTTGGTGGTCGTGGTGAGTACATGTGCCTTGTGAGATTGGCATCAGATCCACAGTGCTGCAAGGCATTGCGGCGGCCCATTATTGCCATGTTACTCAAGCTGTTGAAGCGCTGCACCTTGGGCAGACTTTGAGGGTCACCACCAGATCGCACTGGATCACTGGCACGCCTTGCGTTGTTGCCAGGTGCCTGGTGTGGGAAGATTATTCCTGTGCCATACTCTGCATTGGAACTGTGTCTCCTGGCACTCCCTTGGTGTAGGAATGGTGGCAGTGGCTGGCCCTGGTACTCAGTCATAAAACCACCACGTCTGCAAGGAGTTCCAGGCTGCTCCATATTGGGTAGAGGTGTTGGTGGTGGGCCACCAGTTGCTGCTGCATATTTAGCCTTCAGACTGTATTGCTGTGCAGGGGTAAGACTAGGTAGACCAGGCAGCCCACTAGCACTCTGGCATAAGCCAGTTCTACGATTACTCTCAGGCGATAATGGGTCTCCACCTACATCATTTCCCAAGACAGACTGGCAATGTCCACCTGTTCCCACCTGAGATACTTCACTGGAGCGTCGGCTGGACAGGTATGGGGAAGCCATGGAGGATCGGCGGCTCACGGTGTAGGCTGAGCTGAGACTACTGGTGCCACTCCCACGGCGTTCATTAGGTGGGCAAGGCATAGCCATTCCACCAATCCCTCCTCCACCCAGCTCAGGGGTTGAGAGCTCCATTACACGACGGTTGGACAGCAAGGGGGGGGGCCCACACATACCAATCATCTCGCCTGAtactacagagagaaagagaaaatgtaaTCTAAAGTCATTATAAACATAATTTCAGGTAAGAAATTAATGCATGGTACAGACAGTGTAGTCACATCATACTCTTGTTAAGCTCAACACCAAGATTGTGTCTCCTGACAAATTGCCcagaaaatataatgaaaatatacatataagcATAATGAAATAACTTACTAGATCCCCTTTACCTGAAAGTGCTGGTAGTTTGTTTCCTGCACCCCGGCTTGGTGGTGTCTGCCGACGGATCTGCTTCAGTTTATCAATCTTTAAGTTCTCCAGCCTCTTCAGGGCTTGAGCAGACATGCCCATGCCTCCAGAACCCATTCCTCCATTAGGCTCTGTTGCACTGTTGCCCACTCCTTCCTCCAGTGCTGTCAAGTCCTCTAGACTCCCGGCTGCATTCAGGTTCATCTCCACACCACTGTCATTGTTGTTGGCACTCCCAAGTGGTGAGCGCTCGCTACTGCAGGATGACTGGCCACCAGGACTTGGTTGAGACTTCTTGTGGATGCATGACAGAGAGGTGCAAAGTCAGtcaagaaagagagacaaaaaaaccccaaaaaacaaatAGGTAGATGCTAATTTATTACAATACCCCTTAACAAAAAGATAATAAAAGTATAACACAGATATGTGAGAGGACAAGAACAGTATTTCACCATTGCATTTTCTGGAGCAAGTAGCTTGCAGTCCTCTcttgttttttcctccttttctacCAGCAATTCTGAACCTTGACCTGCAGGGGTTAGGGCAGACCCAGGGGGTCGAGGTCCTGTGTCCCCTCTGTGTTTCTTGGTGATGTGAGCTTCAGGCCCATGGACTGTCTTCACATGCTTACGCAGAGAGCTTGGGTCTGTGTAACGTTTTGTACATCCAGGGATCTTGCACACATAGGGTTTCTAAGGATGACAGATCCATACATATTAGTGTAAAGAGCAAGTGACTATGCTATGAGTTTGTGGAAGTATGCgtctgtgtttttttcatttataccTCATTGGAGTGTGTTCTATTCTGGTGCTTGGCCCGGTCTGAGGCGTTGGAGAAAGCCTTGTTACATCCTTCATGCTCACACACATATGGTTTCTCACCAGTGTGTGAGCGCAGGTGAGTTTTCAGGTTCTCCAGACGAGAGTATGCTTTGTTGCAACCCTCAAActaatacatacaaacacacagtgttAACCACTGTTAAGAGAAACTGCAAGTAAACCAAACTGAACACTCAACACATTATCAGttacacatacatatgcattaTAGACACTCACAGTGCACTTGTGAGGCTTTTCCCCGGTGTGTCTGCGCATGTGCACCACCAGCATGTACTGGGCTTTAAAAGGTCTCTGCTCACGAGAGCAATCCTTCCAGTGGCACACAAACTCCTTCTTCTCGCCATGTATATGCTCATTATTGATGTGCTAGAGGGAAAAGGAGTCAAATAAATGATTTATCAAAGAAGAAAAGACTAGGAGGAAAAGTAGAAATTGCACAGTGCTGTTCTGCATCTTTAAGATACCATATAAAGAAAAATTGAAttgctgcttttttaaaatcaacCTTTGATGTAGTATAAAGTATGTGTTTAAAGACTATATGTTTAAAGTTCATGACAAACGTCTACAACTTTTATTacttcatacagtccatactTTGTGATGTTGTGAGAACACGTTCGTTCACATCCATCCGCCTTTTCTGCCTAAAgaagtttagccccgcccattcacactgaagctgtaaggagtgtttcaacacatctttttgaatgaaacataATATAGGGaagccaatgaaaacagagctcatttacatatatcagtccaAAAcgcataaaaacaaaaacagtctgcaTAATTGTAagagggcaagatggaggcctAAAgagagcagccgaaagaagaagaagaagaagaagaaaggcaggctagaaaatgttcatttaaaaaaaaaaaagaaaatagtctTATTATATTGGcagattattttgcttttttaaagaaaaaatgcgTGAACCAATAATCTGCCAGTAGATTAAGACAATTCTCTATacaaaattacaattaaaaattGTCTAAAAAAAGTTATATTGTTACagtctcaaaatgaaaaatactagATATGTTGGCTagatttaacatttcatttgcCAAGATATCATTACTAGCAGTGTGTTATTCACTCTCACTATCTTACATGCACAAGCTGCTCCTGGGTATCAAACTCCTTGCTGCAGCTTTCCCAGTGGCAGTTTGTCTCATAGATGGCCTCAGGCTCTGGTTTCTCCTCTTTGTCCAGATCATCTCGACCCTCCAGGACACCAAGAAGAGGATCCTGCAAAGTACACATTTCATACAGCATAAGCCAGCAGAAGTAATCATATCTACATGCTCACTGGGGAGTAAGTTGATAAGTTGAGTAAGTTGATGAAAACCAAACAACTTCAGTAACAGTATGAAATTATTCCTTCTGCTTCTGCTTATTCCTATGTTCCATAAACATAGACTGGCCAGTGTCTCCATGTAATGtagttaaataaacacagtaaaacaacTGCAGACAGCAGAATACATGTCAGAAAGGCTCTGTACTTGTAACATGAGAGCATGTTAGAAGGCAGACAACTGTGTTGTTTATTGCTGGAAATCTCATTTAAATATCAATAACAAGAACAGACTCAACATCCAAAATATGACTGATTAGGCCAGTGACTGTATATACAATCACCGTTTCCTAATTGTTGATAAGCATTAGCGTGTTAAAGGGGACTTCCATAGATTtttctacataaataaattgttaagatgtaaacaaaatcagaatggtttgatgctgttctaaagaaaccaggtcagaattgtttacagcagtggtgataggactCAGACATCTCTAAGGTgtcatgaattcactgcctggtgCTTGACATTGTTTTCTGTAGTTTGGGAAGTTTTTcctccaaaatgttttttttttctaatcagTTCATGGCAGAGTGTTACATTTAGGGCCTTCTATGGAAAACATTCAGACAtgtcaacatcacatataaactcagaagacatgcatAGGTTAAGTGTTGATTTTGGATAGCACATAAAATTTGCTGTTATGTCACCAACATTAAAGAAATCAGTCAGCATGTTTCTCTGCAAtgtaccatttcacattaaaaccaCTCCAAACTCTATTCTCAGTGATTatgttgaaaatgtgaaaagaatTGCTTAAATTACCCTCTAAACAATCATCAGAAAGCAAAAATAATACTAGATGAGTACTGAGAAGATAAATACGATCCATTATGCTTGATTAGGTAGGATACCTGAGTTCCAGTGGAGGATGGACTGGCCACATCTCCCTCTGAGTGCTCTTCTAAACTCTTCACATTAATGCCATCCATCACGCTACCTAAGACAGGCTCTGTCTTCAGCTGGACAGACATCATAACGAGTCAAATCCCTGATCAAGTCATTATACAGTAAAACGGAAAGAAAGCATAAGTCACTGTCTTACATGTCCATGTTTTGGGGGTGCATGTAGGCGAGGATTGTGTGGAGGCAGACGAGTTGGGGGGCCCACTGGACCTGGGGGGTGACCAAGTGGAGTTCCGTACATATTCCCCTGAGGCCTGGACTGGTAGTTCATTGAAGGTGAGTAACCCATCGATGGACTGCAGCCAAGGAGAAGACAAAGGTTATAACCTGAGTGGATTTTAATTCAGCACCACTACTGCTGTTGTCTAAAAGTCCAGTTATTGTTTACAGTTAAAATGAAACTCTTAAAGGAGTAGATCAGCAGAAATTAGATTTACGCAGTTTTCACCAAACACCAAAATTTCAGTAATCAGTGAAGACGTTTGGTTTTCTTAGTTTCTCCTTTAGATTTATCCCGGAGCTATAAGGCTACTGTAACtgaagtaatgaaagcttataccccaccaattagctttgcaaactgcatgcctaaatgccTACATCACATAATCATGCCTTAGACCACACTGAGTTGTAatcttaaatagacttgcttaggTGGTCTTTGACATATTGTTATTGTAAAaaattaactgtagtacattgcatagctaaaacagCTAGTAGCAACTAGCAAGTAGTTTTGTCCATATTTTTGCATTCCTATGAATTTGTTAGCCATTTCTTAAACTTTTGAGAGCTATTCTGGAGTAGCACCTTTACATATGTGTGACTGTGACCTGCTCTGATGTGTTTGTCAGCTCTCTTTCTTCACTTTCTCGGTTCTTAGTAATTGTTTAAGGatttatattttaacatatGCACTGTAGCAGTGCAGTCTTTTGACATTTACCTCATGGCCCCCACTGACAGGTGTCCATATGAGCTGGCAGCATTTTGCCCGCAGCGAGAGTTAACAAATGCCACCAGAGAGTTGGGAGAGGTGCG
This window contains:
- the gli1 gene encoding zinc finger protein GLI1 isoform X1; the protein is MPVDMQPHQGLYHYNTTVHQPSKGLAPSVRSPYSEVSPVCVAPPCGQLPQSRAMYNPSLTPGACMDPYMRPPQGLPPHGMLGHRSMPPPEGSSGTPYCSQSNMMSAHHGFPLNQSASEHMGSGDGSRFSTPRSILKLSKKRALSISPLSDASVDLQTVIRTSPNSLVAFVNSRCGQNAASSYGHLSVGAMSPSMGYSPSMNYQSRPQGNMYGTPLGHPPGPVGPPTRLPPHNPRLHAPPKHGHLKTEPVLGSVMDGINVKSLEEHSEGDVASPSSTGTQDPLLGVLEGRDDLDKEEKPEPEAIYETNCHWESCSKEFDTQEQLVHHINNEHIHGEKKEFVCHWKDCSREQRPFKAQYMLVVHMRRHTGEKPHKCTFEGCNKAYSRLENLKTHLRSHTGEKPYVCEHEGCNKAFSNASDRAKHQNRTHSNEKPYVCKIPGCTKRYTDPSSLRKHVKTVHGPEAHITKKHRGDTGPRPPGSALTPAGQGSELLVEKEEKTREDCKLLAPENAMKSQPSPGGQSSCSSERSPLGSANNNDSGVEMNLNAAGSLEDLTALEEGVGNSATEPNGGMGSGGMGMSAQALKRLENLKIDKLKQIRRQTPPSRGAGNKLPALSVSGEMIGMCGPPPLLSNRRVMELSTPELGGGGIGGMAMPCPPNERRGSGTSSLSSAYTVSRRSSMASPYLSSRRSSEVSQVGTGGHCQSVLGNDVGGDPLSPESNRRTGLCQSASGLPGLPSLTPAQQYSLKAKYAAATGGPPPTPLPNMEQPGTPCRRGGFMTEYQGQPLPPFLHQGSARRHSSNAEYGTGIIFPHQAPGNNARRASDPVRSGGDPQSLPKVQRFNSLSNMAIMGRRNALQHCGSDANLTRHMYSPRPPSITENVMMEAMAMEPQGNPTEGREQGSIMQGGDRAYMGYQQSQHHAHPGNQLSPGHEGIGCMDPSFQSQLPGQYQGQRGDMGAGGAMGQNDMANTLLQQAEYSMSTCQLSPSGPHYPSLGQPNDGPGPWRQNTQIQNPHVGVQAGMQFQDTGMQSQQYPQGIYDLNADHNHQRVTIKPEQFHPAMGGSSACQNAKPLQQHRQPSAMELCQQGYPPQTQEQGLMGKSSNPSCDYHHGQIKAQAGQQQSQAGTFPSGGSLSLGCAGSVLTEGRRSQTPMLQVKEMMVRNYVQSQQALLWEQHQEQQAADSSLSGKPDSIEMGRQPAMMQHSPQSQQPNPNLYHNSYQGYTNQNILSPPAHSRVSSSVPVKEQMGGMQGSCYGHDMVPHPPQGRKPLSRQNSLSQQASGAYLGSPPNLSPSHSTASPRRAVRLPPVQQQQQHSENFYYSGQIHMHHNVDKPLEHQDGSCLPQQHLSGIDPSTKTASLAYPESTPMSNTLENLDLENAQIDFASIIDDPDPSSYSPVNPVVGHQPSSSQASSRLTTPQNSITLPSGLSNMAIGDMTSMLTSLAGENKYLNTLS
- the gli1 gene encoding zinc finger protein GLI1 isoform X2; amino-acid sequence: MPVDMQPHQGLYHYNTTVHQPSKGLAPSVRSPYSEVSPVCVAPPCGQLPQSRAMYNPSLTPGACMDPYMRPPQGLPPHGMLGHRSMPPPEGSSGTPYCSQSNMMSAHHGFPLNQSASEHMGSGDGSRFSTPRSILKLSKKRALSISPLSDASVDLQTVIRTSPNSLVAFVNSRCGQNAASSYGHLSVGAMSPSMGYSPSMNYQSRPQGNMYGTPLGHPPGPVGPPTRLPPHNPRLHAPPKHGHLKTEPVLGSVMDGINVKSLEEHSEGDVASPSSTGTQDPLLGVLEGRDDLDKEEKPEPEAIYETNCHWESCSKEFDTQEQLVHHINNEHIHGEKKEFVCHWKDCSREQRPFKAQYMLVVHMRRHTGEKPHKCTFEGCNKAYSRLENLKTHLRSHTGEKPYVCEHEGCNKAFSNASDRAKHQNRTHSNEKPYVCKIPGCTKRYTDPSSLRKHVKTVHGPEAHITKKHRGDTGPRPPGSALTPAGQGSELLVEKEEKTREDCKLLAPENAMSQPSPGGQSSCSSERSPLGSANNNDSGVEMNLNAAGSLEDLTALEEGVGNSATEPNGGMGSGGMGMSAQALKRLENLKIDKLKQIRRQTPPSRGAGNKLPALSVSGEMIGMCGPPPLLSNRRVMELSTPELGGGGIGGMAMPCPPNERRGSGTSSLSSAYTVSRRSSMASPYLSSRRSSEVSQVGTGGHCQSVLGNDVGGDPLSPESNRRTGLCQSASGLPGLPSLTPAQQYSLKAKYAAATGGPPPTPLPNMEQPGTPCRRGGFMTEYQGQPLPPFLHQGSARRHSSNAEYGTGIIFPHQAPGNNARRASDPVRSGGDPQSLPKVQRFNSLSNMAIMGRRNALQHCGSDANLTRHMYSPRPPSITENVMMEAMAMEPQGNPTEGREQGSIMQGGDRAYMGYQQSQHHAHPGNQLSPGHEGIGCMDPSFQSQLPGQYQGQRGDMGAGGAMGQNDMANTLLQQAEYSMSTCQLSPSGPHYPSLGQPNDGPGPWRQNTQIQNPHVGVQAGMQFQDTGMQSQQYPQGIYDLNADHNHQRVTIKPEQFHPAMGGSSACQNAKPLQQHRQPSAMELCQQGYPPQTQEQGLMGKSSNPSCDYHHGQIKAQAGQQQSQAGTFPSGGSLSLGCAGSVLTEGRRSQTPMLQVKEMMVRNYVQSQQALLWEQHQEQQAADSSLSGKPDSIEMGRQPAMMQHSPQSQQPNPNLYHNSYQGYTNQNILSPPAHSRVSSSVPVKEQMGGMQGSCYGHDMVPHPPQGRKPLSRQNSLSQQASGAYLGSPPNLSPSHSTASPRRAVRLPPVQQQQQHSENFYYSGQIHMHHNVDKPLEHQDGSCLPQQHLSGIDPSTKTASLAYPESTPMSNTLENLDLENAQIDFASIIDDPDPSSYSPVNPVVGHQPSSSQASSRLTTPQNSITLPSGLSNMAIGDMTSMLTSLAGENKYLNTLS